Proteins from one Pontibacter korlensis genomic window:
- a CDS encoding DsbA family protein, translated as MEKQKIYYVQDALCGWCYGMSPVIARLFEEKSEEFDFEVLSGGMIRGSNVRPISGMADYIRQVEPRLKEITGVKLTDIYHRAILDEGTYITNSEPPAVAMAILKEQFPEQQVPLASAIQRQHFVEGKDMNEVETYMSLVRAFNADEEDFKRKFNDDTYLEKARQEFKLVEEWGINGFPAMVCQAGEKLYLVARGYQPYEQLIATLDQVRQEEGASGK; from the coding sequence ATGGAAAAGCAAAAGATATATTATGTACAGGATGCCTTATGCGGCTGGTGCTATGGCATGAGTCCTGTAATAGCACGCTTGTTTGAGGAAAAAAGCGAGGAGTTTGATTTTGAAGTGCTCAGCGGCGGTATGATACGGGGCAGCAACGTTAGGCCCATCAGCGGCATGGCTGATTATATACGGCAGGTTGAGCCCAGGCTAAAAGAGATTACAGGTGTTAAGCTAACAGATATCTACCATCGCGCAATCTTGGATGAGGGTACTTATATTACAAATTCAGAGCCGCCTGCTGTGGCCATGGCTATCTTAAAAGAGCAGTTTCCGGAGCAACAGGTACCACTAGCGTCGGCTATTCAGAGGCAGCACTTTGTAGAGGGGAAAGATATGAATGAGGTAGAAACCTACATGTCGCTAGTTCGGGCGTTTAATGCCGATGAAGAAGATTTTAAGAGAAAGTTCAACGACGATACATACCTGGAGAAAGCTCGGCAAGAATTTAAGCTGGTAGAGGAGTGGGGAATAAATGGTTTTCCGGCTATGGTTTGCCAGGCTGGGGAAAAGCTATATTTAGTAGCGCGAGGCTATCAGCCATATGAGCAGTTAATAGCTACTTTAGATCAGGTACGACAGGAGGAAGGCGCATCCGGAAAGTAG